From a single Lewinella sp. LCG006 genomic region:
- a CDS encoding PorP/SprF family type IX secretion system membrane protein, with protein sequence MLHFEIKGGIRMVILLLFLHAYQPQLLAQDVIFTQWENMPIYFNPSLTGNFKGNIRLRTKYRDQWRSLLGKNAFNTSAASFEYKFNEGSKRKLSLGMHALLDNAGQSLSTNSYNLSTSISQNLGDTKDAHHNISLGFNLGVVTKKLDLEWSPGTEPEDFKSKISYPDFSSGINWQYISQNRFQFQLGSGIAHLNKPNVSFFETGTVRPDLRYTIHGVAEVPIMAKISLAPSFLYFKQGFFDQLLFGLAGKFYFKANEFDFLQLGLLAKTTQNFDGRDVNVFVLSTMVELNGILLGYSFDRFQSTESNAHEFSLGYVFGR encoded by the coding sequence ATGCTACATTTCGAAATAAAAGGAGGAATACGAATGGTTATTCTTCTACTTTTTCTGCATGCTTATCAACCTCAATTGCTAGCGCAAGACGTAATCTTTACACAGTGGGAAAACATGCCGATTTATTTCAACCCTTCGCTAACAGGAAACTTCAAAGGAAATATCAGGCTTCGCACGAAATATCGAGACCAATGGCGCTCTCTACTAGGCAAAAATGCTTTTAATACCAGTGCGGCGTCATTTGAGTATAAATTTAACGAAGGCAGTAAACGTAAATTGAGCTTGGGAATGCATGCCCTCTTAGATAATGCAGGTCAATCCTTATCTACCAATTCATATAACCTTTCAACTTCGATATCCCAAAATTTAGGTGATACTAAAGATGCCCACCATAACATATCATTAGGGTTTAATCTGGGGGTTGTAACGAAGAAATTGGATTTGGAATGGTCTCCTGGTACAGAGCCAGAAGATTTTAAGTCGAAGATAAGCTACCCCGATTTCTCTTCAGGAATAAACTGGCAGTACATTTCACAAAATCGGTTTCAGTTTCAACTTGGGTCAGGAATAGCTCATTTGAATAAACCAAATGTTTCTTTCTTCGAAACTGGAACCGTAAGACCGGATCTTCGCTACACCATTCACGGAGTTGCAGAAGTCCCGATCATGGCTAAAATATCCTTGGCTCCTTCTTTTCTCTATTTTAAACAAGGTTTTTTTGACCAACTTCTCTTTGGCCTTGCAGGAAAATTTTATTTCAAAGCCAATGAGTTTGATTTCTTGCAATTAGGCCTTCTTGCAAAAACAACCCAAAATTTTGACGGGAGAGATGTCAATGTATTCGTTTTATCAACAATGGTAGAATTAAACGGTATTCTACTAGGGTATTCCTTTGATCGGTTCCAATCTACGGAGAGTAATGCACATGAATTTTCTTTGGGGTATGTTTTCGGCAGGTAA
- a CDS encoding aminotransferase class I/II-fold pyridoxal phosphate-dependent enzyme: MTDQTNSLSTRGRALAENPARIDFELFMDANQNLYCPDSNPEGAFPLNVAENTLSSSTIKAQLATILQQNEMPDWVLNYTDLLGHPEVRAQVALFMERYLCKCPIAADTIGFSAGASAIIEVSSFVLANPGDVVVIPAPSYPMYTNDLGLKSGMERYDLQTHYELTEMGSEAPVQPADLDKAWAALEAQGKCFKILLITSPDNPTGCRYTKQQLWELADWCMAHKVHLIVNEIYGLSLIDTQEKDLQKDYQATSSYASFATIMHEAKSDYLHLWYAFSKDFAMSGLRFGVVHSLNAAFMTGLGNLNIPHLVSNITQWMVGVMLSDAAFMESYIQGNKARLTQSYKLVVSALRKMEVPYVPARGSLFVWADFSKFLKENSDKGQEALWVDIYKNTGVLLTPGSGFQHQKKGLFRIVYTAVPLAHLEVAMDRMTSYLPTLI; the protein is encoded by the coding sequence ATGACTGATCAAACCAATAGCCTATCTACCAGAGGCCGTGCCTTGGCCGAAAATCCCGCTAGAATTGATTTTGAATTATTTATGGATGCCAATCAAAATCTGTATTGTCCTGATAGCAACCCCGAGGGTGCATTTCCTTTGAATGTTGCAGAAAACACCCTTTCCTCATCGACCATTAAAGCGCAGTTGGCCACTATTCTTCAGCAAAATGAAATGCCCGATTGGGTATTGAATTATACCGACCTTTTAGGACATCCGGAGGTCAGAGCCCAAGTAGCGCTATTCATGGAACGCTACCTCTGCAAATGCCCCATTGCTGCCGACACCATTGGCTTCTCGGCCGGTGCCTCAGCAATTATAGAAGTCAGTTCATTTGTGCTGGCCAATCCTGGTGATGTGGTGGTGATCCCCGCACCATCCTATCCGATGTATACCAACGATCTAGGACTAAAAAGTGGCATGGAGCGCTACGATCTTCAGACACATTATGAGCTAACCGAAATGGGCTCCGAGGCCCCCGTCCAACCAGCAGACCTGGATAAAGCCTGGGCAGCACTAGAAGCTCAGGGAAAGTGCTTCAAAATATTATTGATCACTTCTCCCGACAATCCCACGGGGTGCAGGTATACAAAACAGCAATTGTGGGAGTTGGCAGACTGGTGTATGGCCCATAAGGTTCACCTGATTGTCAATGAAATCTACGGGCTTTCCTTGATTGACACCCAAGAAAAGGACTTGCAAAAGGACTACCAAGCCACCTCAAGCTATGCTTCTTTTGCCACCATCATGCACGAAGCAAAAAGTGATTATTTGCATTTGTGGTATGCCTTCTCCAAAGATTTTGCCATGTCTGGATTGCGGTTTGGTGTGGTGCATTCGCTCAACGCAGCTTTCATGACGGGCCTGGGGAATCTAAATATTCCTCACCTGGTTTCAAATATTACCCAGTGGATGGTAGGAGTAATGCTTAGTGATGCAGCTTTTATGGAAAGCTATATACAGGGAAACAAAGCGCGCCTTACTCAAAGCTATAAGCTGGTGGTTTCGGCTTTAAGAAAAATGGAAGTCCCCTACGTTCCCGCCAGGGGAAGTTTGTTTGTTTGGGCAGATTTTTCTAAATTCCTAAAAGAGAACAGTGACAAAGGCCAGGAAGCACTCTGGGTGGATATTTATAAAAACACGGGCGTATTGCTCACCCCTGGTTCGGGTTTTCAGCATCAGAAAAAAGGGCTTTTCAGAATCGTGTACACCGCAGTTCCTCTTGCCCATTTGGAAGTAGCTATGGATAGGATGACAAGTTATCTACCAACTTTGATTTAA
- a CDS encoding FAD-dependent monooxygenase: MKLRSHYDIVILGGGPAGLAAAITLLQDAPYSVLIAESQPPEQERIGESCPPDTLLLLRKLGLLDTFREGPHSPCPGYASVWGRAAVGYNDFIVNPLGPAWRLDRPHFDQMLANEAVKRGAQLEYQLRFLSSNADKEENAPHHLSLLDVSTQKKHQLQAHFVIDATGSKARFAKAVGIEKQLDDQLFAMVRFAQIAAGNITRQVLLEATPTGWWYTAKLPNDRLVSMVVTEKEMLPFLQKKDQQGFEKAIDQTSFVGKSLASLKLQNKTYHTWPIFSGILPQLEGSNWMAIGDAASSYDPIAAQGIHKALSDGIACLHKVSSFFKKEAPSSSFSDFVRQRYAAYQKNKTYSYAQEQRWANQAFWRKRHSI; the protein is encoded by the coding sequence TTGAAATTAAGGTCGCATTACGATATTGTTATTCTAGGGGGTGGCCCGGCTGGTTTAGCCGCGGCCATCACCCTATTACAAGATGCTCCCTACTCAGTACTGATCGCTGAGAGCCAGCCCCCTGAGCAAGAGCGAATCGGTGAAAGCTGCCCGCCAGATACTTTATTGTTGCTGAGGAAACTAGGCCTCCTGGACACTTTTCGCGAGGGTCCTCACTCACCTTGCCCGGGTTATGCATCCGTATGGGGACGGGCGGCGGTGGGATACAACGATTTTATCGTCAACCCTCTCGGTCCTGCCTGGCGACTGGATCGACCTCATTTCGACCAAATGCTGGCTAATGAAGCCGTAAAACGAGGTGCGCAATTGGAGTACCAACTAAGATTCCTTTCAAGCAATGCAGATAAAGAAGAAAATGCGCCTCATCACTTAAGCCTCCTTGATGTAAGCACACAAAAAAAACATCAGCTCCAGGCCCATTTTGTCATCGACGCTACAGGGAGCAAAGCCCGTTTTGCGAAAGCAGTAGGCATTGAAAAACAACTAGACGATCAGCTATTTGCGATGGTGAGGTTTGCCCAAATCGCTGCTGGTAATATTACTCGACAAGTGCTGCTTGAGGCCACACCCACAGGTTGGTGGTATACGGCTAAATTGCCTAATGACCGGCTGGTAAGTATGGTCGTGACCGAGAAAGAGATGCTGCCTTTCTTACAAAAAAAAGACCAGCAGGGTTTTGAAAAAGCAATTGATCAAACTTCTTTCGTTGGAAAAAGTCTAGCCAGCTTAAAACTCCAAAACAAAACCTATCATACCTGGCCCATCTTTTCCGGCATCCTCCCCCAGTTGGAAGGTTCCAACTGGATGGCGATTGGGGATGCTGCTTCCAGTTACGACCCCATCGCTGCTCAAGGGATTCATAAAGCGCTCTCCGATGGCATTGCTTGTCTCCATAAGGTGAGTTCCTTTTTCAAAAAAGAGGCCCCGTCTTCTAGTTTTTCAGACTTCGTTCGTCAACGCTATGCAGCGTACCAAAAAAACAAAACCTATAGTTACGCACAGGAACAGCGCTGGGCCAACCAAGCTTTTTGGCGTAAAAGGCATAGCATTTGA